A single genomic interval of Carettochelys insculpta isolate YL-2023 chromosome 28, ASM3395843v1, whole genome shotgun sequence harbors:
- the COA3 gene encoding cytochrome c oxidase assembly factor 3 homolog, mitochondrial produces the protein MAAPQQPGRASQAELAKRMDPGPSAEQRRLLQRRLRTRNSLTALGIGAVALGIYGFTFYKISQERFLDELEQEVEAARSQATKTPMN, from the exons ATGGCGGCGCCGCAGCAGCCGGGGCGGGCCTCGCAGGCCGAGCTCGCGAAGCGGATGGACCCGGGACCGAGCGCGGAGCAGCGGCGCCTCCTGCAGCGGCGGCTCCGGACCCGCAACTCGCTCACGGCGCTGGGCATCGGGGCGGTGGCTCTGGGCATCT ATGGGTTCACCTTCTACAAGATCTCCCAGGAGCGATTCCTTGatgagctggagcaggaggtagaGGCTGCTCGGTCCCAGGCCACCAAGACCCCAATGAACTGA
- the CNTD1 gene encoding cyclin N-terminal domain-containing protein 1: protein MTSVAQAAFRFCTPEPVFGVVAPEIIEDTLIYLATENEQYLNELSDQAGCFKETQIVEFVFLLCEKWFLDQSVRYQAVEIFERFMIKHVEEIYDSIRASRINSEQGDGNTWSALKAQICDTFVLRVVSCIQLASKLSFHYNIINNNTVLKFLQSLNYSYTKQDLMESELAILKVLCFQINVPTPLAYVELLLEVLGHNGCLLPVKQLHKICMLLLDLTYLTRNIIYDTLLKTSIENSTPSELQIAKFLSVKEDFMLLAVGVISTSAFILNPEYWNELVEHLNSITGITTQSILEFSCAILKHSIGTATPRKNKGT, encoded by the exons ATGACCTCAGTGGCACAGGCAGCGTTCAGGTTTTGCACCCCAGAGCCAGTCTTCGGAGTTGTTGCTCCTGAGATCATTGAAGACACCTTAATCTATTTAGCTACAGAAAATGAGCAATATCTGAATGAGCTGTCAGATCAAGCAGGATGCTTCAAAGAGACCCAGATAGTGG AATTTGTATTTCTTTTATGTGAAAAATGGTTCCTGGACCAATCTGTGCGATATCAAGCAGTTGAAATATTTGAAAG GTTTATGATTAAGCATGTCGAAGAGATCTATGACTCTATCAGAGCGTCAAGGATAAACAGTGAACAAGGAGATGGTAACACCTGGAGCGCTTTGAAAGCGCAGATATGCGACACATTTGTGCTGCGGGTTGTGTCTTGCATTCAGCTCGCCAGCAAACTTTCTTTTCACTACAAT ATAATTAACAATAACACAGTTCTGAAATTTCTGCAATCCTTAAACTATTCGTACACAAAACAGGACTTGATGGAGTCAGAACTTGCCATTCTGAAGGTTCTGTGCTTTCAGATCAATGTGCCAACTCCTTTGGCCTATGTTGAGTTGCTTCTGGAGGTGTTAG GACATAATGGCTGCTTACTTCCTGTGAAACAGTTGCATAAGATATGCATGCTCCTACTGGACTTAACTTATCTCACACGGAACATCATTTATGATACTTTACTGAAGACTTCTATTGAGAATTCAACACCAAGTGAACTCCAGAT AGCAAAATTTTTGTCAGTAAAGGAGGATTTCATGCTCTTGGCAGTTGGAGTCATCAGCACAAGTGCCTTCATACTAAATCCTGAATACTGGAATGAG cttgtgGAGCATTTAAACAGCATCACTGGCATTACCACACAAAGCATATTAGAGTTTTCATGTGCAATACTGAAGCATAGTATTGGGACTGCTACTCCAAGGAAGAATAAAGGAACTTGA